GATTGCTCATTTGAACTAACTATACTTGATCCTTCTCCCATTACTGTTTATTGTGATAGTCAGTCTGCCATACACATAGCTCACAACCATGTGTTTTATGAAAGGACTAAACATATAGaggttgattgtcattttgtacGAGATAAAATTCAGTAGGGGCTCATATCTTTACAACATGTTTCTACGACTGATCAACTTGCAAATATCCTTACTAAAGCTCTCACTGGTGTCAAGCATTCTGCCATTTTGAACAAATTGGCTGTGAGATTCTCACCACCAACTTGAGAAGGGGattgagaattgttattaattaatttgttaatcACAATCTAGacttaattagttaattgatcCATTAGTTTGTTAGAGAGAAGTTAGTTAGTAGTCAGTTAATTACTTAGTAGATattttctgtttcttctttACGGCTGGCAGTCTTGTGTATATATACTTCAATTAATAATCAAAGGCATTATCGATTCTCATTCAATACAGTTATAATTTCTTCTAGATTGTTCTGGATTACACCAGTTCATTGGAGCTCCATCATTGATATGGAGTTTAATATATCTTCTAtggaaaaaacaattttaagaaaaattgtgGATCACCTTTCTAGAGCCTTTTCTCgtttcattcattttttcaagTAGGATATTTGTTCGTATGATTTATCCATTGGTTGCTTGACTTAGTACTTAAGTGGTGGTGGCCTTTACTATTCAATCAttgggtatattttatttttaagaagatTTGTTCTTTTGTCCAATAAATTTATGAGAATTATCATTACTCTACTTCTTAAGAAAATATCATCTTATTCATTActaaatatgagaaaataaattaaaaatcaatttgttgttcaaagaaatatttttcaagaaacacAGTTGACAACAAAATGTGGAATACCTAATTATATTCAAGTTATTATAAGGTCGCTTACAACATCTAGGTATATCAGGTTCACTAGGGGCAATTTTGAGACaagtacaaaattattttatttgttcattatattaaacatatatacttatttttatttctcatgtcatttttataatataacaagcgaaaactataaaataaataatgatcttatttatcattaatattaattacttattttctaaatcatttctcaaatttaagATAGAACATTAATTAATGTgagtattattatattatgataaaaaaatatttatatcgattattatattttaggaTCCAtgcaaaatttaaattgaacaagaaaataaataaatggtgAAGTAACAAGTGATACATGCTGTAAAAACCTCAACTATCAATCTTTAGGTTGAAGATTCGAGTCTAACTAGAGGGCAAGTGAGAACTCATAACATAAACACTATATTTATTCTGTTATGATATTTGATGTTGTTATTCTCTTCTTATTGCTATTTAGCGTGAATATTATTCTGAGtgagaattttattatttttttttgttttaatatttggtgctttttttttattgcttttcCATCAGGTGTTTGGAGCCCACTTTGAAGCTTTGATTAAATTTGGATAGCGGTCTGCAGGGCTTATTCGGAGGTGGCGCTCCCAACGTGTTTTTCTCCATACCCAAAGCTCGAACCTAAGACCTCGAATTAAGAGTGAAACAGTCCATATCGAGGTGCCATTGTTACTATCTTTATCATTGCTATCTGGTATGAGATTATCATTTTTCCAATAGGGGGAGGAGGGGCAAGGAACTATGTGACCTATACAAAGTGATACCACCCACAAAATCTCTGTGAGTGTCAATTCTATTCTTTTGTAAGTAtcaatgattaattaattatcatttgTTATCATTGTCGAAAGAAAAAGGTTCCTTAACCAGGGTTAAGCAAAAGAAACCAAATAATTAACCAAACTTAATTATTACTTTCCACTTACCCTATATATACTAATCATTCCACATGCAATCCTCTCACGACAAACAAGATTCCATTTCCagtattttagttattttagttgTACACCTTTTACATTTTTAAGTcccaaaattaattaaacatgaaGCTCTTCATGCTAGCCCTCTTcatcttagttattttttactATGCTTATCCATGGCCTTTCACTCTTGCAACTCTCCTCTTCTCCCTCCTACTTAATTTCCTCTTGAACTATTGGCTAGTGCCCGGAGGGTTTGCATGGAGAAACTATACTTACTATCATCGAAACCCTAATAAACTTCATGGTCCTTTTTCTTGGCCCTTTTTGGGATTTCTACCTCAAATGGGGTCGTGTGCTCACCGGAAACTAGCCAAGATTGCTTCATCATTAGGCTCAACTCGATTAATGACTATAAGCCTTGGTGCTAATCAAGTTATCATTAGTAGCCACCCTGACACTGCAAAGGAAATTCTATGGAGTGCTTCATTTTCTAGCCGTCCCTTGAAGGAATCAACCAAACTTCTCATGTTTGAAAGAGCCATTGGTTTTGCTCCCTATGGGAGTTATTGGCGAAACCTAAGAAGAATTGCAACGAATCACATGTTTTCTCCTAGGAGAATTTCATGTTTTGAGAGTCTTCGACAACTTATAGCTGATAAAATGATAGGAGAAGTTGTCAAGGAGATGAATGAGAGTGGTTTTATTGAGATTAGAGGGTTGTTGAGACAAGGGTCTTTGAGTAATATCCTTGAAAGTGTATTTGGGAGTAGTTTAGGGTTAGAAGGTGAGAGGTTAGGGTTAATGGTAAAGGAAGGATATGAATTGATTGGAGAATTTAATTGGTCAGATTATTTTCCTCTAGACTTTTGGGGTACTAAGAGAAGGTGTTATAAGTTGGGAGCTCAAGTGAATGAAGTAGTTggtgaaataatgaaaaaaaggagaagagagGGAGAATtagtaaatatgaaaaatgactttCTTAGTGTTTTGCTATCTTTGGCAAAAGAAGATCAACTTAAAGATGAAGATATGGTGGCTATTTTGTGGGTAAGGATTACTTCTGCctctttcaattttgaatttaacttttttctatatcctctgtctcaaaataaatgtcatcttaataaaatcaaatttattaaataagtacGGTAggtaatttattaaaatatcccTAGTTAATATATGTTTCttccaaaattgaaaattagtaATTAAATGGAGTAGAAAGGTATAGTTGAAAAACTATAAGATGATACTTATTTTGGAACAAATTTCTTTTTGCTAAGATAACCTTTTATTTTAGGGCGTAGAAAATAACACTCTCTCCGTCTCAATTTAAACAAGTTTATTTTTACtgttaattttcatatatttttaaattattttgaattgtcaattattgtgacttatagtattttttacgtagcttacaaatatataaatttcatttaaaaacaaaatagaagatTCCACAACGATTTGACTCTCgaaaaaccaaaaatataaattaaaataaaacgagtattttctaataataaaaaatattgtcaaCT
This DNA window, taken from Solanum lycopersicum chromosome 5, SLM_r2.1, encodes the following:
- the LOC101268279 gene encoding cytochrome P450 78A5-like, which gives rise to MKLFMLALFILVIFYYAYPWPFTLATLLFSLLLNFLLNYWLVPGGFAWRNYTYYHRNPNKLHGPFSWPFLGFLPQMGSCAHRKLAKIASSLGSTRLMTISLGANQVIISSHPDTAKEILWSASFSSRPLKESTKLLMFERAIGFAPYGSYWRNLRRIATNHMFSPRRISCFESLRQLIADKMIGEVVKEMNESGFIEIRGLLRQGSLSNILESVFGSSLGLEGERLGLMVKEGYELIGEFNWSDYFPLDFWGTKRRCYKLGAQVNEVVGEIMKKRRREGELVNMKNDFLSVLLSLAKEDQLKDEDMVAILWEMVFRGTDTIAILVEWILARMILHQDVQEKAQEEIDTCVGQNRNVQDSDIQNLPYLQAIVKEVLRLHPPGPLLSWARLAMHDTYIDKCFIPAGTTAMVNMWAITHDPTIWEDSWAFKPERFINKEDFSIMGSDLRLAPFGSGRRVCPGRVLGLATVHLWIARLLQRFKWLPNKPVDLSECLKLSLEMKKPLACRALNRSSI